The genome window CCTCTCTTGCCCAATGGGACATCTTCCAAGTGGGCAAAATTGGGTGGGGGGTTCTTGCCTCCTAAGATTGACCTTTAAGGGCCAAAGCCCCCCCCCGCCATTGCTCAGCCAATGGGGGCCCCCCAGTTCTTAGAATTTTAACCAAAAGGAGTTTACTCCAGCCAATAGTAGCCTCCCCATTACTTCTTAGACTCCTCAGGCAAGTGGGCAGCTCCAGCCAGTGTTCAGCGTTTGAACAACCAATAAGAGTCCTTGGTTCTCAGAATTTTTAGGGTGGGTGGGTATGATTCCAGTCAATGGGGGACCGCCCATGTCTAAGCATAtacaaaggagaggagggagatggGGTTATCCTTTGTCATTGGGTCCTCTCTCCTCATAATCAGAGTCCAGTtggagggtggggggcaggctCCCCCATGGCAGGGTCCTTGGGGTGCCCCttctcctctctgcccctcccccacatgcAATCTCTCACCCAGTCCTCTTGACTCCTTACTTATGCAGGGCTTGCCCCAGTTCAGAGGTTTTGGGTTTCAGGGTGCTGTCTCCCCTTCTCTGTGCCCAGGCCACCTCAAATCCTTCTGTTATTTATTAGGGCTGTGGGAaaggacttttttccccttagaaCCCATCCCTGTTCTTCACACTGCCACCTATGCCTCAGCCTCATACAGTTGTGCCATCACAGAGGCATGAGTGGAGCAGAGAGGGCTCTCCACCCTAGGCAGCCAAAGGCTGTGGGCAGGGGAGACACTgccccccctttcctgcctgctcctCATCTTTAATAAAGACCTGTTTGTAACAGAAGTTTGgccacctgccttcctccccCAGGTGGCAGGGTGTGGAAGACTTTAATTGTGGGTCTAGGTATCAGTGAGGCTGGAAGTGGAGGTATTGTCACAGTATCTAAGGGCGATTGTGGAGAAGCACTGTAGGGCTGTGGGATCTGTGACTTGgcttcaaatcctggctcagcATTTTCTGGTTGTGTGGCCTCAGGAAAGTtcattaacctctctgtgcccttatttcttcatctgtcaaatgcGAACAGCCCCACAAGCCACATGTAAGGCACACAAACACACTGTGAGGGACCTCACTTGACTGTTTTTCCCAGATGGCTGGTCTGTTTCTGACCATGACCAGGGTGCAGAGAACACAGGGAATAGGGTGAGGGGACCCAAAATGTTCTAAGAGTGAAGGGGATGCTGAGGATGATAGGAACCTCCAAGCTGAACCCTTGAACTACATGGACTACAGCAGGGATTCTGATCATGAGCTTGTGCTGAGAACCAACCCCTGAGGACCCAACAGAGACCAGGGAAGGTAGGAGGAACAGGGAGCCACagactcccctccccccacaaacaCTTTAGCTCTAAGCAGCTTCAGACAGGCCATGCGGGGCAGAGTCATCCAGAAACTAGGAAAGGGGAGTCTGCTTTCCTTTGTTCCTCGTTTACTCACTCATCCacccacttattcattcaacgaACACTATGGggcacctactacatgccaggtgcTATTTAGTTaagcacagtggctgcagcaagtGAGCAGAACAGACAAaatcctgccctcatggaactcaTGTTCTAACACccgagagacagacaataaacaaggtATATAAGTTATACACAATGCCACAATTCCAAATTTCAAGGTCTGAAAGCCAAAAATGTTTTCATAACCCATCTGTGGCAATACCTGGCCTGAACTGACATAAGGTTATTACagtttttattaatttaacttTATGTGAATATTCTTAAGTTTTATTGCAGATAGTGTTTGGTTTCTAATGTCATCCCAGGTCCAACTAGAGGTGTTAGTACATGGCATTACGCCTtttgaaaatctgaaaaattctgaACTCCAAACTCTAGGATCAAGGATTTAGGTCAGGGATTGAAATCTCTGATATGTTAGGTATTGATAAGTGCTAAGGAGAAAACTCAAGCTAGAGAACACAATGGGACAGCTTTGGAATAGGGACACGGTTTGCAGTTTAaagagggtggtcagggaagttCTTTTGGAGGAGTTGGCACTGGAGATAAGgtgtgaaggagggagggagagaagccagGCAAATATGCGCGGTCAGGGGCGGAGGAGAGTTCCAGACAGAGGGTGCAGCAAGAACCAAGGCTCTAAAGTGGAAACGTGTCTGCTGTGTTCACGGAACAGTGAGGAGACCTGTGTGGCTGGAGCTGAGCCAGCGAGGGGcagacagagggagaggaggtgggggaggtggtggggtTGATTGTGGGCCCCAGGGGAATTAGATGGGAGCATGAGAGGGCTGAAGGCAGAAGAGGGACAGAATCATGGAGTCCCCTGCTTCACCGCCCAGAGCTCCTGTTTCCAGGGATTGCACCCTTGAGACCCATGGTCCCTCCCGTTGCACAGCTGCTATCACTGCGGGCAGGGAAAGAAGCAAGACTTCAGCACGGTGGACAGCGCCCACCAGCCAACCCAGTTGGCGCTGTCCATGGTTCTGATGCTAAGCACGGGCTAGGAGAGGGAAAAGTCGGGGCCGCCAGGCACAAAGAAGTGTCTGGGACCCACTAGAGAGGGTGGAGACAGCAGCTCTGGCCTtgcccacaccccaccctaggcTGGAAAATCTTAGGTAGAAACTCCAGACTAAATTGTGCTTTCTTATTCAAAGGGCTTCTTTAATTGCCCCAGTGGGTCTCATAGCCTGCCAAACTCAAATGGACCAAAACTAAGCTCTGCTTGACAATGTAAGTCAAACCACGACCCTCCTCTGCTCAAACCCTCTCAGGGCTCCCCATGGCACTCTATGTAAAAGCCAAAGATCTCCCAGTGCATCCAGGCCTTTACACTTGCAGGTGCTTCCACCTGGAATGGTCTTCCCCCACATATCTGCATGGCTCACCTCCTCAGCTCCTTCAAACTTTTTCTCAAATGTTACCTTCTTAGTGAGGCCTGCCCCTACCACCTTATTCAAAATTGCAAGACCCAAACAACTAGCCTTTCCAACTTTCCTGTgctaactttttttcttctttcacacaCTTATCATCTGCTCATAGACTATTTAAACTTCTCATTATGCTTGGTGGCCATTATCTCCTCCCTCACTAggatgtcagtcctccaggactgagaatttttgtcttttcactGCTGAACCCCTGTGCCTAGAACAGAGCTGGCCAGGCACACAGTAGATGTTCAAgaaatgtttgctaaatgaatgaactaaTCACTTGAGGATGCTGATAAACCAAGGAGAAGCACACACTGAACCTGAGCTGTCCACTTCCCTGTTCCCTCACCCTTCAGTCCTGCCTCCTTCAGGGAGTCCCTCTATGGTAAGGTTCCTTCTATCAGGATGTGAAAATGGTATCCAgagaagtgaaagaaagaagtactgtgttcatgagagatacATCGAATGTCTGCATCTCTGCAATGTACTCACTCAGCTACATTTAGGAGCATCTACTGTATGCCAGGTGCTATTCTAGGAGCTGGGGACCCAGCAGTTAAAGAAAGATGGACTCTACCCTGGTGGAACTGACATTCTAGTGGGGAGAGAGGCAATCAAATTACTACATAAGGTTGGAAGTGATGAGTTGTTTGAAGAGAAAGATGGATAAGCAGTTAGAATAAAGGGGGTGTGACTTTACACGGGTGGCCAAGGAAAACCTCTCTAAGTAGGtgatatttgagcagagacctgaatggaatgaaaaaaaaaatgagggagcTCTGGGAGCTGAGTGTTCTAGGCAAGAGAACAGCAAGAGCAAAGGACTTGAAATGGGGCTATGTTTGGCATGCTCCCATGTATAAAACTGCGGAACTGCAATACGGGTGTCACTACTAGGTGCCTGTGCATTTAGAGTGTTGCAAAGTGAGGTGAATCATGGGGCTGAGGTAGTGCATTTGACAATGCAATCTAACAttgtgctgtgtgtgtgcgtgcgtgtgtgtgtgtgtagaggggtgTGGGGGTGCCTAGCTGTGTGAGTGGGTGTATCAGAGGATGTTGTTCAGCTGTGTTCTGGCCCCAGAGGGAGAGCGAAATCCCTGGAAATCACAGTTCTGCCCTGCCCCTGGGTCTCCTGGCAACAGCACCACTTTGAAGTTACCAGGAGACAGAGTTGCCAGGGCAACAGGGGCATGAGTGGCTGCTCTGGGGAGAAGTCTAGGTGAAGAGACCCAACCAGTGATCACTTGATCACTCACTTTGTTCCTCCTTCTCTACCAGTTTTATATCGatcctcccttcttttcttcattcacTCCTTTAATGAAACTCTATTGAGAATCTACAAGGCGCAAGGCACTGTTCTGGGAGCTGGAGATACCAAAGTGAACGTGACAAGGTCCTGTTGTGGCTCTCCCTCAgtctcccagcccctgcccctttgcctcttttcttctggCCCCTTTTTTGTTCCGTGGTCCTGCCTTCCCCCACCCTCGTACCCCAAGCAGGACTCCAGCAGGCCCCCAGtcagtgaggaagctgagacTCCCCTTCTCACAGATCCTCGGAGGTGGCTGCTGCTGTTATGCACACGAAAATCCGCAAGCCTGCAGGCCCAGACACACACTTGTGCAGGTACTCAAATGCAGAGAGAGGAGCACACAGCTCATCCATATCTCCACCTCTCCACTGTCATTGGGTTACATCAGCAAAAACACAGAAATATGCTCATCACAATATTCTTGAGATATCAtgagctccattttacaggtgagcaaactgaggctagGAGACTTTAAGTAATGTATCAGTGATTAGGGCCCGCTCCCTCCAAATCTTAGCCCTTATATTGTCTGATTAGCTGATTAGCTCACAATAATAGTATTCGTGCTGCTTCCGCCGGCGGACTCACCCAGGGAAGAGCCTTATTTCCCTCAaaagcctcctttccttcctcagaCTAGGTTATTTGCCCCTTCACCAGGGAGGAGCTAGGAAACGTTATTTGGCTTTGATGAACAGATTCTTGGACCAATGGAAAAGCTAAGTGCACTGTAACCAATGAGACCTCATCTTGGGCGGGATTAAAGACAGGAAGGGGCCGCCGATTGGACAGAGGTACGCTGCGAATGGCGGAGACGCTGAGGCGGGTGCTCAGCTCAGGCAGCGCGTCTGGGACCGGGGAGGGGAACACAACTGAGGTCGGACCGCCTTTGCTGCTGCTCGGTGGCCCAGGCTCTGGAAAGACAGCGCTGCTATTCGCATCGGCCCTGGAGGCGGCAGGGGAGGGTCGAGGCCCAGTCCTTTTCCTGACCCGGAGGCCTTTGCAAAGCCTGCCGCGCGGGACTAGAGCCCCTCTCGAACCGCTGCGGCTACAGGTAGGGAAGGGCAGGACCAGAGGCGGACCAACCAGTAGCGGGGCGGATGGGGGATGGAGTGACAGGTAGCCCGACCATGGCGGAGACGAAGGAGGGGCAAGCCAGAGCAGCCTTTACGGGATAGATTCTGGAATGAGTCGGGGGTGGGACCATGCGAAGCTTTGTTAAGATTGAGTGAGAAACCACCCAATGAGGGGGCGGAATTAGCAAAAGCCTGCGCCAAAAGGGCGGAGTCAGGGGCGAGGAAGGGGTGGAGCTAAATCAGGGTCTTGTCTGGGTAGGAGTTGGTTTCTGGGCAGCCGGAGTTAACGATAGGGTCCGACGCTATGGGCGGGTTTTCTGTGGAAAGACTGCCCTAGAGATTTGGCAAAGAGACGTACCTTTTCTCAACTAATACCGGCCAGTGGTGAGCGCTGTATTAAaaagaaaggggaaggggaggcgcGATCAGAATAGTATTCAACTATGAGCAGCTTCACTCTGGAATCACCATTCTGGGGAGTGAGAGCCTCGTCCAGGAAAGTATGCAAGGAAGCAAAGCGTCTATAGCTGGGAGCCTGGCTTCCTGTGCTGAATCTgaccctttcctttcttcctctctgtaGAAGATCCGCTTCCAGTACCCACCCTCAACCCGTGAGCTCCTCCGGTTCCTGTGCTCTGCCCATGAGGCCCGGGGGCCAGTCCCCTCTCTCCTGCTGCTCGACGGCCTGGAGGAGTACCTAGCAGAAGACCCCGGGACCCAGGAAGCCGCCTACCTGGCTGCCCTGCTTCTGGATACAGCTGCCCACTTCAGCCAGGTTGGGCCTGGCGGGGGCTGTGGGCTCATTGTGGCCCTCCAGACCCAGGAGGGAGACAGTGAGGATGCCCTGCAGCTTGCGCTGCTCCAGAGGTATTTCCCTGCCCAGTGCTGGCTGCAGCCGGATGCACTGGGCCCAGGTGAGCACTGCCTCCGAGCCTGCCTGGAGCCAGGTGGGCGGGGCCCTAGGGCAGAGTGGTGGGTGGCTTTCCGACCAGATGGAGAGATGACAATCACCCCATGCCCCCACCAGCCTAGTGACCCCAGCTCAGACAAGGGTTCAAGCTCTGGAGGCCAGCCTTGAGCTTTGGTGTGTgacaacctctctgtgcctcagtttcccatgaCTGGAATACCTACCTCAGGGACATAAGCAGATTCAAAGACCTAAAGATTATAAAGTCCTTTTTTCTGTTGTAAACATAGCATTTTCATGTCCATATTGTGCCCAGttaatgtgttgtttaattttgctGTTTTGAACTTTATAAAAAGAGTTTCATGATAAATGTAATCTTCTTAGACTTCCTTCTTCACCTACTCGGCATTGTCACTAAGATTGGGCCACATTTTTTCACTCACTCCTTTTTCCCTACTGCATATAATTCCGTGGGTGACTATACCCCAATTTACTCATCAGTTTGGCTTATTTACTGCTATTAACATTCTTGCAGACATGTCCTGGTTCATGTATTCAAGGGGTTTTAGGGtagatacctagaagtggaattgctggatatgTTCAGCTTTCCTAGGTTatgtgaaactttaaaaaagtggTTAACTCAAACTCCCAGTTCTAGCCACTTGATGACATTTGGTGTCATCAGAGTGCGTTCTTAGAACAGGGCTGATTCAGAATAAAGCCTTATGAATGcatgttattgttgttattagtGGCAAGGACTAGCTGGCGTTTCATTAAACAGCTTTTCTCTCTTGGGTGCACAgctaaactacatttcccagctgtCCATGGTTCTGTTAGAGCAGCCAGATAgttagatatgagcagagaaaggaggacgcaggccaaatggcaggaattgggcaaaaatGGAGgagcacaggccaaatgcaggaaaccatacagcatgtaaacaacaggggtccctgggcagagaaggaaaaggaggaacctctgggctgataagaaaccacacattttggggtgacaggtGGCCTGGAGgcaaacaaagaaaggtgggaaaaggcaagaatctagtgtccgaatgtaaccttttgcaacttatgccctcattacaataaaattagctttGCAGATAAGAAGTAGCCATCATACgctgacgccatgacacttccgatccaaactaaataaggataaaaatccatcttccctttgggaaggtgtagttgggatgaaaatcagggaatacaaacccaaacccttccctccccaatgaatagtCTGCTGATTCATTTTTACGCTctctgtaaccaacttgccaaagaaactcagggcagccgctcacttgagcctgcctgctctcccaagTGTATTATCTGTCCTTTAATAAATCCccattttactttcttaacctccatgtcttgtctctgaattctttctgcgacgAGACAAGAACCTGATCATTGGCAACAGCTCTAGCCAGGGTCTCATGACCATTTCTGGCCAGGAGAATTTGTGAAGAGAGAGCACTCACCTCTAGGCTAGATCCCTAAAATGGCCCACAGAATCTTCTGCTGTCTCCCTCTTTGCTTGTTGGTTGGCGAGATGCAGATTATCCATCTAAAGGCCCCAGAGCAGCCCTGGGCAAAGCCATAGTCTGGCCTTCTGTCTCATCCCAGGGATAGCTGTCACCTTGTTTCAATTGAGATATGAGAGAGAAAACATTTACTATGTTAAGCCACTCAGATTCAGGAGTTGTTTGTTAGGGCAGCTAGCATAACTTATACTGACTAAttcgttttattttatttatttatttttcatcctttttttaaaagctttcttttggggggagggagaaattaggtttattaattttttttaatggatgtactgaggattgaaaataggaccttgtgcatggtgagcacatactctaccactgagctatacccttcccctaaattcactttattattattattatcattattattattattatggccAGATCAGAATTTCAGACTGAACTCAAGGCCTTTTTGGCTGCCCCTATGATCTGGGCCTAGGGAAAAGATGGGGCTTACAGGGTATTGATAGAAGTCATGACAGAAAAACTTATAcgtgtttatatatattatatgtatatctacATAGAAAACTGTACATGTAAAAATACTGCAAGGTTGTGACTTTCTGAGTAGGATGAATTGAGTAGAAAGCCAAGGTCAGCAACGCCTCTAGTCCTAAGGGAGGCCACACTGACGCTGCCTGATAAATCTTGGGTATGCAGTAGCACTTGATGTCACACTGGGTCCCCCAAGCACCTGAGGACTGGAGTCCTAGGAGCAGGCCACATAGTTCGGGGGTGAAGGCTCGGAGGCTGGGACAAGGCTGTTCTCATAAGGGTTGGAGTACAGGCCATTGGATGAGCCCCCCCGAGCTCCCTGGGAGCCCCCCGAGCTGTAGTCAGTTGAGATGCCAGAGTCAGACACCATGAAGTACAGGTActtgaggtggggtggggtggggggcagctcaGTGGGCAGTGCCCTTGGGCGcaagagctgggagctgggatcCAGGATGGTGTACTCAAAGCTGGCAGCTGAGGCCCCCTCTGGCCCAGGCTTCAGGGCTGAAGCGGAGGAGCAAGAGGATGCTTCTGAGGCTTCATCCACGGCTGCTGTGTCCAAACCGCCACCAGGCCGTGGGAGGTCCTCACTGGGCAGGCTCCGGGGCAACAACCATCTGTCCAGCACCAGGTAGGTGTCTCGGGCATGCTCACTGCCCACAGGCTCCAGGAGGGCCCCCTCTTCATCTGGTCCTGGCTCCCCGACCTGGGTGACCCCCCAGCAGTGCTCAGAGAGGACTTCCAGAGGGGCAGGTGGGTCCTCTGCGAAGGGGGTGCAGGGGCTCCACCACAGACAGCCGTCAGTCTGGTACAGCCACAACTGGGGAGACAGCAGCAGCCTGCTCAGAGACTGGGCGTTCAGCCACAGGAGCAGGGAAGCCCCAGGCCCTGAGGGAACAACTGGGCCACTTACCTGGAAGTTACCCTTGTGGGTGGTGAAGAGTCCCTCAAACTCGCTCTCAGGGCTTGGGATGCCAGGCCAGATCTTCTGCTTTAGAGTCCTGGTGAAGCCAAATGAAATGAGTATCTGGGCATGTGTCCTTGCACATTCATCAGTACCCGCCTCAGCACCAGTCACTTGGTGTGGATACTGAGTCCCTCGTGATTGTGGTGGAGGCAGAGGAGTGAATGGGCTGAGGAACAGGAGCTCTGCCAAAGCATCTGCAAGGCCCTACATAAGGGCAACTGGAACAGAGTTTTGAAGGATGCATAGGAGTTCAAATACACTGCTTTATGTCCCCTCTAAAACTGAATCAGGCTTGCCTAAAAGTCTATTACTTCTCTCTTCACTCCTTTCTATGTTTCCCCAATGTATTCAGAATAAAATCTAAACCCCTCCCCACAGCCTTGCAGAAGACCCTGCATGATCTGACCTGTCACCTCCCTCATTTCATCATTCACCACTTCCCCTCACACACTGTGCTCTAGCCATATAGCTTTTCTTGCAGCTGCTTCAGTGTTCCAAGCTCATTCCgttctcagggcctttgcacttgctgtttctccTCCTTGCTTGTCATGTGGCTGCCTCCTCCCAGGCTTCAAGTTTCTGCTCTGATGTCACCTCCCAGAGGCTTTCCCTGACTATCCTCTCATGTCCCCATGCCCCATTTGTTTCTGTGATATCACTCATCACAATTTACAATCAAATATCTGCAAGTTCCCTTATGTATATCTGTCTGACTCAACTATGagatccacaaggtcagggacaTGTCTGGTTTACCCTACACTTtctccccagtgcctagcacatagttgGCACTTAATATGTACTTTCCAACCAAGTAGATGAACAGGGCCTTGAAAGACAACAAGGAGACTGATTGGCAGACATGGCAGGAAGGAAAatccaggcagaaagaacagcatatgccaggggtgggggtgtgaaACCACATGCTATGTACTTGGAGTTTCAAAAGCCTCAGAATTGCTGGTCATATCATAAAGCGCCCGAGGAGCTTGACAACGGGGCAGGAGGCACTTGGGGTTAAATTGTTCCATTAAGCCCATCTGGTTGATTTTACAGAAGTTGATGAAATTGGGAAAAGGAATCCAGGAAGGGGCAGTCACTGAGGTAGGAGGAAAACCAGGTGAAATTATGCCCAAGAGTGGAGGATTTTAACTAAGAGTCTGGGTCTGCCCTGGCTTGCATCCTAGCCCTGCCACTGACCCCTCAtcgtgtgaccttgagcaagtgccTGCCCCTTTCTGCCTAGTTTCCACACGGAAAGGGGAACGTTGGTGAGGAGTCCAAGGCAGGTGCCTGAATGGGGCGCTCACCGGCGGTGGGAGAGCAGGGCGAGCACGGCCAGCAGCAGCAGGATGAGCACGAGGATGAGGGAGAGCGTCAGGATGAGGGGGTCCAAGTCTGGGGAGCAGGGAAGAGGTCAGGGTGATGAGCTTGCCTCGTGCTCGGTCCAGCCCCTCCTACACCCCTGCCTGAGGTCTCACCACTAGCCGTCAGCAGCGACGCAGGCTCAGACCAGGCGCTCCAGAAGCCACCGAAGCTCGGCTCGGCCATACGCGCGCGCACCATGAACGTGTAGCGCGTTCCGCCGCGCAGGTTGCTCAGCACGCATTCAGTGCGGCCATCGAGGATCTCCACCTGGGAGCGAGGCCCGAGTAAGAGGCGTGGTAGGCAAAGAAGGGTACGTGCTGGGTGGGCCCTGAGGGACGGAaccaatcagaaagaaagaatctAGCCGAAGCATGGGGAGGCGGGTAATAAAAGCAGGAGGCAGAGCCCGGGAAGGCTCAGGGCCAATCAGGACGGGGCCCCAGGTAGCTGGGGGCGGACTCGGGCTATTTGCGGGGCCACAGCACACAGGGGGCGGGGTTCTGGATAGGTCTAGGGTTTGGGACAAGGGGATGAGACTGAGTCCAGGTGGACTGGGGAAGGGGTACATTGGGAAAGGGGACAAGTTGGGGGACGTGGAGCTGCCTCGGCGGCACGTGGAGGGGCGAGGCCATGGGAGCGGGGCTGTGGTGACCGTCTGGTTGGGACTTAGAGGGGCTGTCGACCCGAGCCTTTGGCGATAGGCAGTAGAATTAGGGCCTCACCCTCTGCGAGACCCCTGCAGCGTTCTCTG of Vicugna pacos chromosome 22, VicPac4, whole genome shotgun sequence contains these proteins:
- the EPOR gene encoding erythropoietin receptor encodes the protein MDHLRASLCPGVGSLCLLLAGAAWALPPNPQDPKFESKAALLAARGPEELLCFTERLEDLVCFWEESARAGVGPADYNFSYQLEGEPWKPCRLHQAPTARGLVRFWCSLPTADTSSFVPLELRVIAASSGAPRYHRIIHINEVVLLDPPAELLARRADEGGHVVLRWLPPPGAPMASLIRYEVNISAENAAGVSQRVEILDGRTECVLSNLRGGTRYTFMVRARMAEPSFGGFWSAWSEPASLLTASDLDPLILTLSLILVLILLLLAVLALLSHRRTLKQKIWPGIPSPESEFEGLFTTHKGNFQLWLYQTDGCLWWSPCTPFAEDPPAPLEVLSEHCWGVTQVGEPGPDEEGALLEPVGSEHARDTYLVLDRWLLPRSLPSEDLPRPGGGLDTAAVDEASEASSCSSASALKPGPEGASAASFEYTILDPSSQLLRPRALPTELPPTPPHLKYLYFMVSDSGISTDYSSGGSQGARGGSSNGLYSNPYENSLVPASEPSPPNYVACS
- the SWSAP1 gene encoding ATPase SWSAP1; amino-acid sequence: MAETLRRVLSSGSASGTGEGNTTEVGPPLLLLGGPGSGKTALLFASALEAAGEGRGPVLFLTRRPLQSLPRGTRAPLEPLRLQKIRFQYPPSTRELLRFLCSAHEARGPVPSLLLLDGLEEYLAEDPGTQEAAYLAALLLDTAAHFSQVGPGGGCGLIVALQTQEGDSEDALQLALLQRYFPAQCWLQPDALGPGEHCLRACLEPGGRGPRAEWWVAFRPDGEMTITPCPHQPSDPSSDKGSSSGGQP